The stretch of DNA CTTCATTTGGTTAGGCTATAAACAGATTGGTAAAAGCTTCGCGATTTTTTCGATTATCGGAATCATCTCACTAGCTGTTGGGACAAGCCTCATGCACCATACCCCGGCTATTATTGAAGGGGATACCTTGTTAATTACTGTAGTGGGCGGGATTATCCTCGGTTTTGGGATGGGGTTAGCCTTGCGTAATGGCGGTGCGTTAGATGGCATTGATATGCTTGCCGTCCTGCTCTCGCGGAAATTACCGTTTGGGACAAGTGACCTTATTCTCTTCTTAAATACGTTTGTATTTATTTTCGTTTCCACCGTATTCGGTCTCCAAGGGGCCTTCCTTTCAGCCATTGCCTACTTTATCGCTTCAAAAGTCATTCATATTGTTGAAGAAGGGTTAAGCGGCTCGAAAACCTTCCTTATTATCACGAATCAACCTGAATCAATGATTGAGACCATTCGTGATCGCTTAGGCCGTGGGGCAACCTATAAAGAAGCGTACGGCGGTTTTTCCAATGAAATGTTTAAAGAAATTACCTGTGTCATTAACCGATTAGAAGAAACCAAGCTAAAGGAAATCATCAATGAAATTGACCCGAAGGCCTTCGTTACTGTCTATGATGTAGCAGAAGTAAAGGGCGGCAATTTCAGAAAGATTGATATTCATTAATGAAACGTTCAAGCAAAAAAACAGGGAGGGCTTATTTCACTTCTCTTAAGCCCTTCCCATCAAGAATCTCTTGAATGCCTTCTTCACAAACCCCGTAGGTTCGCCAGTGGCAGGTTTCACAAACAATCTGAATATCAGTGGGGACGACCTGCCTTTTGATGCGGGCCTCAATGTCTTCCCACTTCAGGATTTTCCCGATTAGAAGGTCCATTTTTTCTAAAATAACAGCATCCCTCTCATAGAGGTTGGCATCCTGACAGTGGTAATCGCCAGTGTTCGGGTACTTTTCACATAATTGATCAGGTCCTTTTACAAGCTCAATCAACGTTTCAGGGTTCTCCCTCAAGGTTTGATGCAAACGCGTCATATTTTCCACATATTCTTGGGAATAGCCCATTCCACGATAGCCCAAAAGGCAAAAAAGATGATGTCCACGTAGCTTATACATAATTAACCCCCAGTTCGACAGGTATTAATGTTAACTAAAGTTATTTTTTGGTTGACTTATACTTTTATCTTAACATATTAGATTTGCAAGTGATACGAGTATATTGCGATATAGACACTATGTTTATTGCTGAGATAGCTCGTGTAGTGATCACTTAAAAAAACAGCCAGTTTACCTAACTGGCTGTTTTTTATGCTATTGCCCCAGGTTTTTTATTCTATTTAACAAATTGGTTACGTCATTAACCGTTGTAAATAGTTGGGAGCTTTCTAACTGATCCAACGCCAAATGTCCGTTTTGTAACACTTCGTTGATTTCGTCAAGTAAGAGTTCATTTTTAACAACTAATTCTTGATGGATGTCTTTTGCCACAGTAGGGACGTCATTGATGTTAATAAAGGCTACTATATCCTGCTTAAGGGTCACCAATTTAGTTTCAAGTTCTTTCTGGATAGCTAAATCATTGGCAGCTTGCTCGATCAATTGAGGAGCTTCCTCTGCAAAGGTATTTAATTTATTAATATGGTCAGTCGCTTGATTGACATATTCAATTGAATTATTCACTTCCCCTAGAAATGAGCATGCGTTTAGGAACAGTGAGGCCGCAATTATAAGAAAAAAATGTACTTTTTTCATACTCCGACTCCTTTCTAAAATTCTATTTAAATGTATGATACGTATCACTTCATAAAAAGTTTCAATTCTAGAATACCAAGGGGAGGGTTCTAGTGGGGGTGAAGGAGGAGTTTCATAAACAGAAGTTGAACAGTTTTGTGATAGAAGGTTGGGTATCTAGTAGGTAAAAGGGCAACCTAAGGAAAAATTGTACTAGGTGGCGTTGGGAATTGAGGATAACGGTCTTAGTTCTAATCTTATTTAGTTACTTTACCCCATTTACTTTACCTGTTAGAGGAGAAGAACCTACCGCTCCAATAAATATTATCAAATACTATATTCATGATCTAAATAATAATCAGTGGGAAAATGCTATTTCTTGGTGGAATAATGATAATAGACAGCAATTGTTAGACTTTGTTGCTAACAAAGAAAATCAAGCGGATAAACGTGGCTTGTTGAATATTAAAAAAGCGAATCTTGTTAGGTGGAAGGAACTACCTTACGAATACGGCAAACAATTTTTGCCTGATCGTTATATAGAGAAATTTAATAACCCTAGAGTGTATTATGTTGGGGTAAATTATAAGGTGCACTCACAGAACAAGTATTTTATAGAGGGTGTTAATTACTTCTTGATTGCTATGGTTTTAGAGGATGGTCAGTGGAACACGTTCCAGTCAAATCTATTATTTCTGATGGTTACAGTTTTGGTACGGAGGATGAAAAAACTTACGATGAAAGAAGGTTAAAGTTATAAGAGTACTTAAAATCGTTTCGTAAGAACAAATCTAAACAACTTTGGTAGCTTATTAAAATCAAACTGTCCTTGTAATTTGGTAGATAATTCATACGTCTTTAGGTGAGTGTGATTGATTAACTCCACTTCTGGTCCATATGAAATCCGATATGTCATTCGGTCCTTGCCAACGGGAACGTGGCGTCCACCATCGTCAGGCTCAATTTCAAAGGTAATCTCTAATAGTAAGCCACGAAAGCTATTTACTCTTTTTGTTTCAATCACTTCAATTAACCATGGAGAGACCTGTGGTGAAAAATCCTTTAAAATCTTAGGATAATAATATTTTTTCAAATCTTCTCTGATATAAGGAGTAAGCATGTTCATAAGCATATCCTGTAACCGAAGTTCTTCGGAATCTTGAGTGGGTTGATCTGCCGAAGCGGTTGTTGTTTGAAAAGAAGCAATAAGAAGGGAAAATATAAAAGCCATTAGCATCTTTTTCATTCTTTTCAATCCACCTCTTTTCGATTATGTAGTCGTATTATTACCTTTTTTGGATAGGGTATGTGCTTATTGAACGGTGCTATCTAGTGAAAGAAGGATTTAAAGGTAAGGAAAAAGAATTTTATAAACATCATTGCTTAAATTAGAGGTGGAACATTTATTACGTTTAAACCTAATAGAATTAGTCTTTATTTTAATGTATATACCTTTTTGTTCAAGCATATTGTCCTTATAGAACTTTGAATTATAAAGATTAAGGAGTGTGAAAAATGCAGATTTTGTTGATTCGTCACGGAGAATCGGAAGATGACTTTTTAGAGGAAAATTATAATGGAACAACAGATTTGCCTTTAACACCCAATGGACGGATACAAGTAGAGAAAATGGCGCAACGCGTATTAAATGAGTTTCCACCTGATTTTATATGGAGTAGTACGTTAAAAAGAGCTAGGGAAACTGCCGAGAAATTAACCAATATGATTGGTTGTCCTGTTGAATACATAGATCAGTTAAGAGAACAACAGGAATCAGAGAGTAATCTAGAATTTAGGTTGCGCGGGGAAAGGGTTCTTTCAATTATCAAAGAAAATAGTAGTGAGTATACTAGAGTTGCAGTAGTAACCCACGGTGGAATGATCACCAAAATGATTGAAAGTTTTCTTGAATTACCAAAGGAAAATAATAAATGGTTCCACACCAATAATACAGGAATTCATTTTTTGGATTATTACAAGGGTCTACAAATAATAAGGTTTGCAAATAGTACATCTCACTTAGATTAATGGTGTCAGGCACCTACAAGGGACAATTGCCCATGAGGGGTGCCTGACACCACGGCTTTTTACGATTGCTCTGCGTATTTTTTGAAGTTGTCTAGAATCGCCTGCCATCCTTGTTGCTGCATCTCAACGGGATTCGTCGTTTCAGCATCAAACGTTTCGATTACTTGGGTTTCGTTTCCTTGACCTTTAAAGGTAATTTGAACTTTTCTTCCATCGCCGAGTGTATAAGCGATCACTTCATGCAATTTCACTTCATCATAAATTCCACCAAAATCGAAGCCAAAACTGCCATCTTTGGCCTCCATGCGCGAATGGAATTTCCCACCTGGTCTTAGATCATTTTCTGCAACTGGTGTGTGCCAGTCGTCTGAAGCACTGTTCCATTTGGTTATATGAGTGGGCTCTGTCCAGTATTCCCATACCTTTTCAACGGGTGATTGAACAGTTGTTTCTACTGTTACTTGTTTAACTGATTCCATTTCCTCTACCGCCTCTCTTAAAACGATTTTTTTATCCGATTTTTCCACAATAGATGCCTGACTTTATTGTAAAAGATTTTGAAAATTCACGCCACTTCTTCATTGTATCCTTTTGGTGCCATTGTAATTCGACTGGTGGCGCTAGAGTTTATGATCAAACAGAGCTCATCTATCAAGTGCAAGGAGGAAATTTCTCTTTTGAAGCGGTTCGAAAGGCCAATGGCAGGACAATATAAACAGCATTGTTATTATGAGCCGAAAGAATGTCCTGACACGCATTTAGCTGGTAACAAAACGAGCAGGGGAATAAAAAGGAATATTTTTCTAGTTTAGAGAATTACTTAAGGAGGACAATTGATTAATAAATTTACGGAAACTACGGCAGGTTAGTTCAAGGTATCATTTGGTGGTTTCCTTAAAAGTGACCCTAATGACTTTTTCTGTTGTATTGTTAAATTCAATATCTACTAAAACGCCAAATTCTTTTTGTTGATCTTTTAGCCATAATTTAAATTTCTCAGTTGACGACCGAGAACCGCTAATTCGTCCGATATGGAGATAGTCATTAATTTGGGCATTTGGGTACTTCTCCTGAGTACTCTTCATTGCCAAACGTCCCCACTTAGCATAGGGAGGAATAGGTTTCCGTTGTGCGTATGAGGTATGAGTAAAGTTCGATGAATAGATACCACTTGAGCTTGAAACGAAAATAATGACTAAACAAATCAATAACTTTTTCATAGGATAATCCTCTTTGTTTTTATTTTTATCTTTAGATGATTATTCATAATTTATGTAAGGATTTTGGTGATAAAGGTGTAATGGGGGTGATGGGCATGAGTCAGAGGTCTTACTTATTATTTATAGGTTCAGTAATTTTCACAATAATTATGTTATGTGGATGCAGTTATAACCATTTAGAAGATAAAATTATTAAAGATAATGACATAACAAAAATCACCCTTTATAAGAATTGGGATAAAGAAGGACCGTTTGTCATTAAAGATAGGAAGGTTATCAGACAAATAATCCAAAAGATTAATTCGTCTCCCAGAAGGGACATATCAAAAATAGCGTTTGAACGTGGAGCAGATGGAAGAATGATTTTTGAAGGGAAGAATTCGATTTATAAAATGGGAGTTTTTAGTGACTCAGGGAATATAGTGACGAAAAAATACTATATTCATACTGCCTTGAACCTAATGGAGTAAAAATGGGGACAGTCCCCCGCTGCTTTAAAGCGCTGGGGGACTGTCCCCATTATTTGTTTACTGTTTAGCTCTTTTCTTTAATCGTCCTACAAGAGGGACTACGATGATACCCGCTATGACGACCTGCATGATGTTTCCAGGGACCGAACCAAAAGGCTGAATCCAGTTTCCGTATAGAATCACCTCGGCAAAATAGTAGCCAACCACCTTGATGATTAACGCAGTTGCGATTGCCAAAGAGTTCACAACGACCCTTTTGCCAGGTACTTTCTCGGAAATAAGTCCGACTACAAAGCCCATTGCCCCAACAATGACAAAGGTAAATGGTGACCATAGGGCCCAACCAGAAATCACATCGAACAAGCCCATTCCGAAAGCGCCTGCTATGAATCCTGTTCTTTTGCCGTATACTAAGGCAGCAATAAAAAGAGGTACGTTACCCAAATGGATGAGACCTCCGTTACCCATTAATGGGAGCCTAATGTTAATGAACATTGTGGCTACGAGGGTTAAGGCGATGAAAAGTGCGTTAATGACGATGACTCTTGTTTTAGTTGATCCTGTCGATGATAATGTTGTATTCATATGATAACCTCTTCTGTTTTTTAAAATAATATCATATATACACATACTTAATAAATACATAATACGATTAAAATGAATAGGAGAAGAAAATACATGAACAATCAAAATGGTAAAACGGCATTGTTAGTAATGGATCTTCAAAATGGTATTGTATCCCGCTTCGCAGAAAACACTGAGATTCTTCAACCGTTCCAGAGAGCTGTGGAAGCCGCTCGGCAAAATCATATACCCGTTATTTTTGTTCGAGTAGGGTTTAGTGAAGGCTACCCAGAGGTCAGTCCAACAAACAAGATATTCTCAGCTATCTCTAAAGCCGGTGGAATGACCCTCATGGATTCATCTACCCAAATTCACGAATCTGTCCAGCCTAAGCCTGATGAGCCCATTATTACCAAGTATCGTATTAGTGCCTTTGCGGGCAGCAATCTTGAAGTCATCCTTCGCGCACAACAAATTAACACACTTATTCTCAGCGGAATTTCTACAAGTGGAGTAGTATTATCAACAGTAAGGGAAGCGGCGGATAAAGACTTTTCCATTACTGTGCTTTCGGATGCGTGTCTGGATGCAGATTCTGAGGTTCACCGTGTGCTCATGGAAAAAGTATTCCCGCGCCAAGCGGAAGTGCAGAATGTTGAAGGTTGGATTGGCACTTTGAAGTGATAGTGCCCCATTTATAAATTATCATTTTCAAAATTCGGAGTGACCAAATTGGAACCAATTCATTTGAGCGAAATCCCTATTGAAATAAAACAATATGTGGGAACGATTCATTCTATTAGTTTTCCACGACAAGGATATACCTCTGATGTAGGAATAATTGATACAAGTAGTGGGATGTACGCACTAAAAAGAACAAAAGGGGAGATCTTTAGTTCTTGGCTACATAAAGAAGTAACCGTGATTAACCTTTTGGTTAGTGGAAGCACATTGCCCATTCCGAAAGTGAAGAGATTCATTATGGAAAAAAATAAAGGTCAATCTTGGGCTCTATTGGATTTTTTCGAGGGGGAAACCTTAAGAACGGCTTTATTCAACGAGGAAGATGCGGAGAAAAGAAGAGAGATGATATTTAACTTTGGAAAGACCCTTTCTCAAATCCATTTAACTCCTTGTCCAAAGGAATTCATACATGAACAACCTTGGATTGATAAAATGTTAATCCAGGCGGAATGTAATTTGAAAAATAGCAAGGTGGATGGAACGGGACCATTATTAGAAAAGATTAAAATGAATAGGCCTAATGAGTATAAGCAGACGCTTATTCACGGAGATTATACAATAGATAATGTATTAGTAAAAAACGGCCTCATTACAGGTGTAATCGATTGGGGTGGTGGAGCTTATGGAGACCCTAGATATGATGTTTCAATAGCTATTCGCCCCAAACCTAATGCGTTCGAGAATGAAGTAGATCAACAAATTTTCTTTGAAGGCTATGGGAAAAAGATCATTAATAAAAGGGAATATGATTATTTTGTTAACGGATTATACGAGTTCTTTTAAGGTGAATTCTTAGACTGCGAATTGATATAATCTAAAAACTGTTGACACTAGGTGATTGTGATAGTAATATAGTAATTCCTGATGCGGAACAACACGGTTTTGGTTGTTTCTTTTGAAAAAATAAAATTCAGGATTGACGAAGTTGGTTTTATAGTATAGTATTAATTTCTGTTGCTGCTAGTCAGTAACGCTTGAAAAAAGAAATTAAAAAAGTTATTGACTTACAGTTGATAACTTGATAAGATTTAAAAGTCGCTTTCGAGCGATGGTGAAATTGTTCTTTGAAAACTAAACAAACAAAACGTCAACAAACAAAATTATTTCGTTTCTTTAATGAAACGAAGCCAACGTAACAAAATGAGCTAATCAACTTTCTTGGAGAGTTTGATCCTGGCTCAGGACGAACGCTGGCGGCGTGCCTAATACATGCAAGTCGAGCGAACCACTTCGGTGGTTAGCGGCGGACGGGTGAGTAACACGTGGGCAACCTGCCTGTAAGACTGGGATAACTTCGGGAAACCGGAGCTAATACCGGATAATCCTTTTCCTCTCATGAGGAAAAGCTGAAAGACGGTTTCGGCTGTCACTTACAGATGGGCCCGCGGCGCATTAGCTAGTTGGTGAGGTAACGGCTCACCAAGGCGACGATGCGTAGCCGACCTGAGAGGGTGATCGGCCACACTGGGACTGAGACACGGCCCAGACTCCTACGGGAGGCAGCAGTAGGGAATCTTCCACAATGGACGAAAGTCTGATGGAGCAACGCCGCGTGAGCGATGAAGGCCTTCGGGTCGTAAAGCTCTGTTGTTAGGGAAGAACAAGTACCGGAGTAACTGCCGGTACCTTGACGGTACCTAACCAGAAAGCCACGGCTAACTACGTGCCAGCAGCCGCGGTAATACGTAGGTGGCAAGCGTTGTCCGGAATTATTGGGCGTAAAGCGCGCGCAGGCGGTCCTTTAAGTCTGATGTGAAAGCCCACGGCTCAACCGTGGAGGGTCATTGGAAACTGGGGGACTTGAGTACAGAAGAGGAAAGCGGAATTCCACGTGTAGCGGTGAAATGCGTAGAGATGTGGAGGAACACCAGTGGCGAAGGCGGCTTTCTGGTCTGTAACTGACGCTGAGGCGCGAAAGCGTGGGGAGCAAACAGGATTAGATACCCTGGTAGTCCACGCCGTAAACGATGAGTGCTAAGTGTTAGGGGGTTTCCGCCCCTTAGTGCTGCAGCTAACGCATTAAGCACTCCGCCTGGGGAGTACGGCCGCAAGGCTGAAACTCAAAGGAATTGACGGGGGCCCGCACAAGCGGTGGAGCATGTGGTTTAATTCGAAGCAACGCGAAGAACCTTACCAGGTCTTGACATCCTCTGACACTCCTAGAGATAGGACGTTCCCCTTCGGGGGACAGAGTGACAGGTGGTGCATGGTTGTCGTCAGCTCGTGTCGTGAGATGTTGGGTTAAGTCCCGCAACGAGCGCAACCCTTGATCTTAGTTGCCAGCATTCAGTTGGGCACTCTAAGGTGACTGCCGGTGACAAACCGGAGGAAGGTGGGGATGACGTCAAATCATCATGCCCCTTATGACCTGGGCTACACACGTGCTACAATGGATGGTACAAAGGGCTGCAAGACCGCGAGGTTTAGCCAATCCCATAAAACCATTCTCAGTTCGGATTGTAGGCTGCAACTCGCCTACATGAAGCCGGAATCGCTAGTAATCGCGGATCAGCATGCCGCGGTGAATACGTTCCCGGGCCTTGTACACACCGCCCGTCACACCACGAGAGTTTGTAACACCCGAAGTCGGTGGGGTAACCGTAAGGAGCCAGCCGCCTAAGGTGGGACAGATGATTGGGGTGAAGTCGTAACAAGGTAGCCGTATCGGAAGGTGCGGCTGGATCACCTCCTTTCTAAGGATATAAGCTGGACATATGAGCCAGACAAAACATGTTTGTTTGATTGTTTCTTGTTTGTTTAGTTTTGAGAGTGCAATTTCTCTCAAACATCGTTCTTTGAAAACTAGATAATCGTAATGAAGAAGTCAAGTAACACATCGAGTAATCGCCATTTTAGTTTTCTCTCTTATTTAATTAAGAGAAATAAACCTTTTAGGTTAAGTTAGAAAGGGCGCACGGTGAATGCCTTGGCACTAGGAGCCGATGAAGGACGGGACTAACACCGATATGCTTCGGGGAGCTGTAAGTAAGCTTTGATCCGGAGATTTCCGAATGGGGGAACCCACTGTTCGTAATGGAACAGTATCTTTACCTGAATACATAGGGTATTGAAGGCATACCCGGGGAACTGAAACATCTAAGTACCCGGAGGAAGAGAAAGCAAACGCGATTCCCTGAGTAGCGGCGAGCGAAACGGGACATAGCCCAAACCAAGAGGCTTGCCTCTTGGGGTTGTAGGACACTCAACATGGAGTTACAAAGGAACGGGGTAGATGAAGCGGTCTGGAAAGACCCGTCAGAGAAGGTAAAAACCCTGTAGTCGAAACTTCGTTCCCTCCTGAGTGGATCCTGAGTACGGCCGGACACGTGAAATCCGGTCGGAAGCAGGGAGGACCATCTCCCAAGGCTAAATACTCCCTAGTGACCGATAGTGAACCAGTACCGTGAGGGAAAGGTGAAAAGCACCCCGGAAGGGGAGTGAAATAGTTCCTGAAACCGTGTGCCTACAAGT from Bacillus sp. SLBN-46 encodes:
- a CDS encoding YitT family protein, which encodes MSTIKKQKTNKLKWILRGFMVILGGFIAAYGLETVLIPNNVSDGGVTGLSIVGSELFGLPLGILIAVLNLPFIWLGYKQIGKSFAIFSIIGIISLAVGTSLMHHTPAIIEGDTLLITVVGGIILGFGMGLALRNGGALDGIDMLAVLLSRKLPFGTSDLILFLNTFVFIFVSTVFGLQGAFLSAIAYFIASKVIHIVEEGLSGSKTFLIITNQPESMIETIRDRLGRGATYKEAYGGFSNEMFKEITCVINRLEETKLKEIINEIDPKAFVTVYDVAEVKGGNFRKIDIH
- a CDS encoding DUF1284 domain-containing protein yields the protein MYKLRGHHLFCLLGYRGMGYSQEYVENMTRLHQTLRENPETLIELVKGPDQLCEKYPNTGDYHCQDANLYERDAVILEKMDLLIGKILKWEDIEARIKRQVVPTDIQIVCETCHWRTYGVCEEGIQEILDGKGLREVK
- a CDS encoding DUF6376 family protein; this encodes MKKVHFFLIIAASLFLNACSFLGEVNNSIEYVNQATDHINKLNTFAEEAPQLIEQAANDLAIQKELETKLVTLKQDIVAFININDVPTVAKDIHQELVVKNELLLDEINEVLQNGHLALDQLESSQLFTTVNDVTNLLNRIKNLGQ
- a CDS encoding histidine phosphatase family protein; this encodes MQILLIRHGESEDDFLEENYNGTTDLPLTPNGRIQVEKMAQRVLNEFPPDFIWSSTLKRARETAEKLTNMIGCPVEYIDQLREQQESESNLEFRLRGERVLSIIKENSSEYTRVAVVTHGGMITKMIESFLELPKENNKWFHTNNTGIHFLDYYKGLQIIRFANSTSHLD
- a CDS encoding SRPBCC family protein; this encodes MESVKQVTVETTVQSPVEKVWEYWTEPTHITKWNSASDDWHTPVAENDLRPGGKFHSRMEAKDGSFGFDFGGIYDEVKLHEVIAYTLGDGRKVQITFKGQGNETQVIETFDAETTNPVEMQQQGWQAILDNFKKYAEQS
- a CDS encoding YqzG/YhdC family protein, whose translation is MKKLLICLVIIFVSSSSGIYSSNFTHTSYAQRKPIPPYAKWGRLAMKSTQEKYPNAQINDYLHIGRISGSRSSTEKFKLWLKDQQKEFGVLVDIEFNNTTEKVIRVTFKETTK
- a CDS encoding ECF transporter S component, coding for MNTTLSSTGSTKTRVIVINALFIALTLVATMFINIRLPLMGNGGLIHLGNVPLFIAALVYGKRTGFIAGAFGMGLFDVISGWALWSPFTFVIVGAMGFVVGLISEKVPGKRVVVNSLAIATALIIKVVGYYFAEVILYGNWIQPFGSVPGNIMQVVIAGIIVVPLVGRLKKRAKQ
- a CDS encoding isochorismatase family cysteine hydrolase, with the translated sequence MNNQNGKTALLVMDLQNGIVSRFAENTEILQPFQRAVEAARQNHIPVIFVRVGFSEGYPEVSPTNKIFSAISKAGGMTLMDSSTQIHESVQPKPDEPIITKYRISAFAGSNLEVILRAQQINTLILSGISTSGVVLSTVREAADKDFSITVLSDACLDADSEVHRVLMEKVFPRQAEVQNVEGWIGTLK
- a CDS encoding aminoglycoside phosphotransferase family protein, which encodes MTKLEPIHLSEIPIEIKQYVGTIHSISFPRQGYTSDVGIIDTSSGMYALKRTKGEIFSSWLHKEVTVINLLVSGSTLPIPKVKRFIMEKNKGQSWALLDFFEGETLRTALFNEEDAEKRREMIFNFGKTLSQIHLTPCPKEFIHEQPWIDKMLIQAECNLKNSKVDGTGPLLEKIKMNRPNEYKQTLIHGDYTIDNVLVKNGLITGVIDWGGGAYGDPRYDVSIAIRPKPNAFENEVDQQIFFEGYGKKIINKREYDYFVNGLYEFF